In Sphingomonas crocodyli, a genomic segment contains:
- the rpsI gene encoding 30S ribosomal protein S9 — protein sequence MSDNRQSLSDLASLTGAAPAAAAPAQASTDYTAEAPVAAAPVLPTTPLREQEIDAQGRSYATGRRKDAVARVWLKPGTGKITVNGRDQEVYFARPTLRLVINQPFGVAEREGQYDVVCTVKGGGLSGQAGAVKHGISQALAKYEPILRAPVKAAGFLTRDSRAVERKKYGRAKARRSFQFSKR from the coding sequence ATGTCCGACAATCGCCAGTCCCTTTCCGACCTCGCGTCGCTGACGGGTGCGGCTCCGGCCGCCGCTGCTCCGGCGCAGGCTTCGACCGACTACACCGCCGAGGCGCCCGTCGCCGCTGCTCCGGTTCTCCCGACCACGCCGCTGCGTGAGCAGGAAATCGATGCGCAGGGCCGTTCGTACGCAACCGGCCGTCGTAAGGACGCCGTCGCCCGCGTGTGGCTGAAGCCCGGCACCGGCAAGATCACGGTCAATGGCCGTGACCAGGAAGTCTATTTCGCGCGTCCGACGCTGCGCCTCGTCATCAACCAGCCGTTCGGCGTTGCCGAGCGTGAAGGCCAGTATGACGTCGTCTGCACCGTCAAGGGCGGTGGCCTTTCGGGCCAGGCCGGCGCCGTGAAGCACGGTATCTCGCAGGCGCTCGCCAAGTACGAGCCGATCCTGCGTGCGCCGGTGAAGGCCGCGGGCTTCCTGACCCGCGACAGCCGCGCCGTCGAGCGTAAGAAGTACGGCCGCGCCAAGGCTCGCCGCAGCTTCCAGTTCTCGAAGCGTTAA
- a CDS encoding PLP-dependent cysteine synthase family protein translates to MSDDRDWLHWAVGEIEADLTRSADTHLVRVPLEGLNGVDVYLKDESTHPSGSLKHRLARSLFLYGLCNGWIGKDRPVIEASSGSTAISEAYFARLLGLRFIAVVPQGTAPAKLAEIERLGGECHPVTGPIYAAAEQLARETGGHYMDQFTYAERATDWRGNNNIAQSIFQQMENERHPCPSWIVVGAGTGGTSATIGRYVRYRRASCRGTRLAVVDPEGSVFAESWRTGRRDLTSDRRSRVEGIGRPRVEASFQPHIVDRMIEIEDPASFAAARFLSARLGRRVGPSTGTNLVGVLRLAEEMAGRGDRGSIVSLICDSGERYLDSLFDESWMNREMPDHKRWAEWLSRF, encoded by the coding sequence ATGAGTGACGACCGCGACTGGCTGCACTGGGCGGTCGGGGAGATCGAGGCCGATCTGACGCGGTCGGCCGACACGCATCTGGTGCGCGTGCCGCTCGAAGGGCTGAACGGGGTCGATGTCTATCTGAAGGATGAATCGACCCATCCGTCGGGATCGCTCAAGCATCGGCTCGCGCGGTCGCTGTTCCTCTATGGCCTGTGCAACGGCTGGATCGGCAAGGATAGGCCGGTGATCGAGGCGTCGTCTGGATCGACCGCGATCTCCGAAGCCTATTTCGCGCGTCTGCTGGGGCTGCGCTTCATCGCGGTCGTCCCGCAGGGGACGGCGCCTGCCAAGCTGGCGGAGATCGAGCGGCTGGGCGGCGAATGCCATCCGGTGACGGGACCGATCTATGCGGCGGCCGAGCAACTCGCACGCGAGACGGGCGGCCATTATATGGACCAGTTCACCTATGCCGAGCGGGCGACCGACTGGCGTGGCAACAACAATATCGCCCAGTCGATCTTCCAGCAGATGGAAAATGAACGGCATCCGTGCCCGAGCTGGATCGTGGTCGGTGCAGGGACGGGGGGCACGTCCGCCACGATCGGCCGCTATGTCCGCTATCGTCGGGCAAGTTGCCGGGGCACGCGGCTGGCGGTGGTCGATCCCGAAGGTTCGGTGTTCGCGGAAAGCTGGCGCACCGGGCGGCGCGATCTGACGTCGGATCGGCGGTCGCGGGTCGAAGGGATCGGCCGGCCGCGTGTCGAGGCGAGTTTCCAGCCGCATATCGTCGATCGGATGATCGAGATCGAGGATCCGGCCTCCTTCGCCGCCGCGCGCTTCCTGTCGGCGCGGCTGGGGCGGCGGGTCGGCCCGTCGACGGGCACCAATCTGGTCGGCGTGCTACGCTTGGCCGAGGAAATGGCGGGGCGGGGGGATCGCGGCAGCATCGTCTCGCTGATCTGCGATTCCGGTGAACGCTATCTCGACAGCCTGTTCGACGAAAGTTGGATGAATCGCGAAATGCCGGACCACAAGCGGTGGGCGGAATGGCTGTCGCGCTTCTAA
- a CDS encoding TIGR02466 family protein, which translates to MPIRTLFVTRFYEDRLDDPDLIEELRESCLALAKEDRAGRAWSKAHGYRGYTSYASLNDLPMRDPAFDDLKRALDKHVRRFAEASYMDLAKKPKLDSLWVNVLKGDGGHTGHIHPHSIISGTIYIAVPPGAGALKLEDPRLTALMAAPGRTADAPEDTQPFVYAEPSVGSVFLWESWLRHEVVAGAAKAERISISFNYA; encoded by the coding sequence ATGCCGATCCGCACCCTGTTCGTCACCCGTTTCTACGAAGACCGTCTCGACGATCCCGATCTGATCGAGGAATTGCGCGAATCCTGTCTCGCGCTCGCCAAGGAGGATCGCGCGGGGCGGGCCTGGTCGAAGGCGCACGGCTATCGCGGCTATACGTCCTACGCGTCGCTCAACGATCTGCCGATGCGCGATCCGGCGTTCGACGATCTAAAGCGCGCGCTCGACAAGCATGTCCGCCGCTTTGCCGAGGCGTCGTACATGGATCTGGCGAAGAAGCCCAAGCTCGACAGCCTGTGGGTCAATGTCCTGAAGGGCGATGGCGGGCATACGGGGCACATCCACCCACACAGCATCATTTCCGGCACCATCTACATCGCGGTGCCGCCGGGGGCAGGGGCGCTCAAGCTCGAAGACCCGCGCCTGACCGCGTTGATGGCGGCGCCTGGCCGCACCGCCGATGCGCCCGAGGATACCCAGCCCTTCGTTTATGCCGAGCCATCGGTAGGCAGCGTCTTCCTGTGGGAGAGTTGGCTGCGGCACGAGGTGGTCGCGGGTGCGGCCAAGGCCGAGCGGATCAGCATCAGTTTCAATTATGCGTGA